One window of Leptospira barantonii genomic DNA carries:
- a CDS encoding DEAD/DEAH box helicase, which yields MEDTIQLSLDFESKSRSGYRGDFCYLTNSPESGIGKIVTSAEGKFTIEFASTSSKKTVSENSPHLKILPGYPSPLRNVGEQAGLMDLSLTAYELKLTHAFDKLSALSNSRTRLLPHQIESTYIVVNSLRPRFILADEVGLGKTIEAALVMKELIFRRGYKKVLIVAPSPLLVQWQQELKNKFNEDFEIVKRKNFHTEGDKNWRNFQHVITSVDFIKNPKYAEEILKTKWDIVIFDEAHRLRRDYHKITRAYLFAEKISKKCECLLLLTATPFRGKLEELYYLMHLIDPNILGPYHTFVNDYILGNKTDLKDKISKVLLRRRKVEVGGFTKRFAKTVRIELSPVEREFYEETTNYVRREYNLAMRTQNRAIGFVMIVFQKLLDSSVFALLSALTKRKFLLENRFHHIKQMESSLDEWDLDETEDVEEFVSGLDESVQLDLQSLKRELLSLNRLILLGKKIKEDKKSIKLKETILKLQKEGHLKFIIFTQFRTTQDFLASVLSDFQVTLFHGSLSADAKERAIVEFKTKTEILICTEAGGEGRNLQFANVLFNYDLPWSPLKIEQRIGRIHRFGQKDNVFIFNFASKDTVAERILEVLTNKIRLFEESIGSSDDLLGAIEDELDFNSSFMKFVTGNKSKIEMEEEMDNRIKIAQKGFEKLGALVTPKLIDFNLQDYYSHTLEERSFNNTHLEEFVSRFTRLFPDEAGFKLIRTKPQIYEIDSSQYKGKYGTFDSELALQNDSLEFLAFGHPLIDKTVSYLIQNQKGWSTSFHSVSNKEYYVFLVEFQFTLNRAELFYFETNPRTGTVKQIEELPEELRESHSVSKSSASTSSQVELPSRLEENLIRTFLALDEIVESRKKELGDQTLDLFQKEEFKIRTSNQNTLRQLEEKLMRQEAAFKWEGKPEKKSAMNRTRNEIQKVKEDFDRELRKVRNGKTIQHRFQLFQVYLPD from the coding sequence TTGGAAGATACTATACAACTCAGTCTAGACTTCGAATCCAAATCCCGTTCCGGATATCGGGGAGATTTTTGTTATCTGACGAATTCTCCCGAATCCGGAATCGGAAAGATCGTAACCTCCGCAGAAGGTAAGTTCACGATCGAATTTGCGTCCACATCGTCGAAGAAGACGGTTTCCGAAAATTCTCCCCATTTAAAAATTCTTCCGGGTTATCCTTCTCCGTTGCGAAACGTGGGAGAACAAGCGGGTTTGATGGATCTTTCCCTCACCGCTTACGAGTTGAAACTCACGCACGCTTTCGATAAACTTTCCGCGCTTTCCAACTCGAGAACGAGACTTCTTCCGCATCAGATCGAATCGACTTACATCGTGGTCAACAGTTTACGTCCTCGTTTTATTTTGGCGGACGAGGTCGGTTTGGGAAAAACCATCGAAGCCGCGCTCGTGATGAAGGAATTGATTTTCCGCCGAGGTTACAAAAAGGTTTTGATCGTCGCGCCTTCTCCCTTGCTCGTTCAGTGGCAACAAGAGTTGAAGAATAAGTTCAACGAAGATTTTGAAATCGTAAAACGAAAGAATTTTCACACCGAAGGCGATAAGAATTGGAGAAACTTTCAACACGTCATCACATCCGTTGACTTTATTAAAAATCCGAAATACGCGGAAGAAATTCTCAAAACAAAATGGGACATCGTCATCTTCGACGAAGCGCATCGACTCAGAAGGGATTATCATAAGATCACGCGTGCGTATTTGTTCGCTGAAAAAATTTCCAAAAAATGCGAATGTCTTCTTCTCTTAACCGCGACTCCGTTCCGAGGAAAACTCGAAGAACTTTACTATCTCATGCACTTGATCGATCCGAATATTTTGGGTCCGTATCATACATTCGTAAACGATTATATTCTCGGAAACAAAACGGATCTTAAGGATAAGATTTCGAAGGTTCTTTTAAGAAGGAGAAAAGTCGAAGTCGGCGGATTTACGAAACGATTCGCAAAAACCGTTCGAATCGAACTTTCTCCGGTCGAAAGAGAATTTTACGAAGAAACCACGAACTACGTCCGCAGAGAATACAATCTCGCGATGAGAACTCAAAACCGCGCGATCGGATTTGTGATGATCGTGTTTCAGAAACTTTTGGATTCTTCCGTGTTTGCGCTTTTGTCCGCTCTTACAAAACGAAAATTCCTTTTGGAGAATCGTTTTCATCATATTAAACAAATGGAATCTAGTTTGGATGAATGGGATCTGGACGAAACAGAGGACGTCGAGGAGTTCGTTTCCGGTTTGGACGAATCGGTTCAACTGGATCTTCAGAGTTTAAAAAGGGAACTTTTGTCGCTCAATCGATTGATTCTTCTCGGAAAAAAAATCAAAGAAGACAAAAAGTCCATCAAGTTAAAGGAAACGATCCTTAAACTTCAAAAAGAAGGACATTTAAAATTCATCATATTCACTCAGTTCAGAACAACTCAGGATTTTTTGGCCTCCGTTCTTTCCGATTTTCAGGTAACTTTGTTTCACGGTTCCTTGAGCGCGGACGCCAAAGAAAGAGCGATCGTAGAATTTAAAACGAAAACGGAAATTCTGATTTGTACCGAAGCAGGCGGCGAAGGAAGAAACCTTCAGTTTGCGAACGTTCTTTTTAACTACGATCTTCCTTGGAGCCCGCTTAAGATCGAACAAAGAATCGGAAGGATTCATAGGTTCGGTCAAAAGGATAACGTTTTTATCTTCAACTTTGCGAGTAAGGATACGGTTGCGGAAAGAATTTTGGAAGTTCTTACCAACAAGATCCGTTTGTTCGAAGAATCCATCGGATCCTCGGATGATCTGCTCGGCGCGATCGAAGACGAATTGGATTTTAATTCTTCCTTTATGAAGTTCGTTACGGGCAATAAGTCCAAAATCGAAATGGAAGAGGAGATGGATAACCGGATCAAAATCGCGCAGAAAGGTTTTGAAAAACTCGGCGCACTTGTAACTCCGAAATTGATCGATTTCAATCTTCAGGATTATTACAGTCATACGCTCGAAGAGCGTTCGTTTAACAATACGCACTTGGAAGAATTCGTTTCTCGTTTCACTCGACTTTTTCCGGACGAAGCGGGTTTTAAACTGATTCGTACGAAACCCCAGATTTACGAAATCGATTCTTCCCAATACAAGGGTAAGTATGGAACTTTCGATTCCGAGCTTGCGCTTCAAAACGACAGTTTGGAATTTTTGGCGTTCGGTCATCCTCTCATCGATAAAACGGTTTCGTATCTGATTCAGAATCAAAAGGGTTGGAGCACTTCCTTTCATTCCGTTTCCAATAAAGAATATTATGTTTTTCTGGTAGAGTTTCAGTTTACTCTCAATCGCGCGGAGTTGTTCTATTTCGAGACGAACCCGCGCACCGGAACCGTAAAACAAATCGAAGAACTTCCGGAAGAACTCAGAGAATCCCATTCCGTTTCAAAATCCTCCGCGTCGACTTCCTCCCAAGTCGAACTTCCTTCCCGGTTGGAGGAGAATTTAATCCGAACGTTTCTCGCGCTCGATGAAATCGTGGAATCCAGAAAAAAAGAACTCGGGGATCAAACGCTCGATCTTTTTCAAAAGGAAGAATTTAAAATCAGAACGAGCAATCAGAACACTCTGAGACAACTCGAGGAAAAACTGATGCGTCAGGAAGCCGCTTTTAAATGGGAAGGCAAACCCGAAAAGAAATCGGCGATGAACCGAACTCGCAACGAAATTCAAAAGGTGAAGGAAGACTTCGATCGTGAACTTCGTAAGGTGAGAAACGGCAAAACGATCCAACACCGTTTTCAACTCTTTCAAGTATATCTTCCGGATTGA
- a CDS encoding 7-carboxy-7-deazaguanine synthase QueE: MDNLKTSVHEIYLSLSGEGISTGIPTVFVRMAGCSLRCGMAVGRKLWCDTPYALSPNAGEESNLNQVLDKIQELSPVNTQILLTGGEPLEGKNRDFSIALGNEIFRTRNSSGLYPRPRVETNGAESIEGLDRFVFTLDYKLPGSGMEDRMDLKNLEIYKQRNDVLDEIKFVIRDRNDFERCIEVIENHKLSGNLLASPVQGELSPEVLAEWMKSFLGSGLRLSLQTHKYIWGDQRGV; encoded by the coding sequence ATGGACAATCTGAAAACCTCCGTACATGAAATTTATCTTTCTCTTTCGGGAGAAGGAATTTCAACGGGCATCCCGACCGTGTTTGTTCGTATGGCCGGATGTTCTCTTCGATGCGGAATGGCTGTCGGAAGAAAGTTATGGTGTGATACTCCGTATGCTTTGTCTCCGAACGCAGGGGAAGAATCGAACTTGAATCAAGTCTTGGATAAAATTCAAGAACTGAGTCCGGTGAATACGCAGATTCTTCTTACGGGTGGAGAACCTCTCGAAGGAAAAAATCGAGACTTTAGTATCGCCTTAGGAAACGAAATTTTCAGAACTAGAAATTCTTCCGGATTATATCCGAGACCGAGAGTGGAAACGAACGGAGCGGAATCGATCGAAGGTTTGGATCGATTCGTGTTTACGTTGGATTATAAACTTCCGGGTTCGGGTATGGAAGATAGAATGGATCTTAAGAATCTGGAAATCTATAAACAAAGAAACGATGTGTTGGATGAGATTAAGTTTGTGATTCGTGATAGAAACGATTTTGAAAGATGTATTGAAGTAATCGAAAATCATAAACTTTCGGGAAATCTTTTGGCTTCTCCAGTTCAAGGAGAATTGTCCCCGGAAGTTCTCGCGGAATGGATGAAGTCATTTTTAGGAAGCGGTCTTCGTCTTTCCCTTCAAACTCATAAATACATTTGGGGCGATCAGAGAGGCGTTTAG
- a CDS encoding lysophospholipid acyltransferase family protein, with protein MIRYIPSFIFVYLFYLPFRILPYRFCLLYGRFLVILLYPLARRHRRIAYENISYAFPEYTEAQKKELVWKSILHIGNLVAGTLYAPRLNQKWMDRYLVYDPESLAIEKKTNEEGVGVVLISGHFGTWEILVQFMGIRMKGGGIYKKVRNPFVDKLIYKLRTKNGIKLVSTEESTQVTKMLKQGYWVGFGSDQNAGKVGIFVNFFNRPASTYQGPALMAYLTGAKMLLYSVLCGENGKVIVRVKDLGFVDKKAFEDREAAIRHYTEVWTKALEEEVKLYPEQYFWVHRRWRTKPGDFPGQV; from the coding sequence TTGATTCGTTATATACCGTCTTTTATTTTTGTTTATTTATTTTATCTTCCGTTTCGAATTTTGCCGTATCGTTTTTGTCTTTTATACGGAAGATTTCTCGTAATTCTTCTTTATCCTTTAGCAAGAAGACACAGAAGAATTGCGTATGAAAATATTTCTTACGCTTTTCCGGAATATACGGAAGCGCAGAAAAAAGAACTCGTTTGGAAGAGCATTCTTCATATCGGGAATCTTGTCGCAGGCACTTTATACGCTCCCCGTTTGAATCAAAAGTGGATGGATCGTTATCTTGTTTATGATCCGGAATCCTTAGCTATCGAAAAGAAAACAAACGAAGAAGGCGTTGGCGTAGTTTTGATTTCCGGTCACTTCGGCACCTGGGAAATTCTCGTTCAGTTTATGGGAATCCGCATGAAGGGCGGCGGGATTTATAAAAAAGTAAGAAATCCGTTCGTTGATAAGCTGATTTATAAACTCAGAACTAAAAACGGAATCAAACTCGTTTCTACGGAAGAATCCACCCAAGTAACCAAGATGTTAAAACAAGGTTATTGGGTAGGTTTCGGTTCCGATCAAAACGCGGGTAAGGTGGGAATCTTCGTAAACTTTTTCAATCGTCCCGCATCGACTTACCAAGGCCCGGCTTTGATGGCGTATCTCACCGGAGCGAAGATGCTTTTGTATTCGGTTCTCTGTGGGGAGAATGGAAAAGTAATCGTTCGCGTAAAAGATTTGGGCTTTGTAGATAAAAAAGCTTTTGAAGATCGAGAAGCGGCAATCCGTCATTATACCGAGGTTTGGACAAAAGCCTTAGAAGAAGAAGTGAAGTTGTATCCGGAACAATACTTTTGGGTTCACAGAAGATGGAGAACCAAACCCGGAGATTTTCCGGGTCAGGTTTAA
- a CDS encoding inorganic diphosphatase: MVHPWHDISPGEQCPEFVNGVIEIKRGSRAKYEVDKEYGILKLDRVLYSSFYYPANYGFIPQSYCGDHDPLDILVLSQVELEPLCLVKAKVIGVMRMLDSGEEDDKIIAVAANDMSVNHINDISELPPHFTLELKHFFEDYKKLENKTVVIEEFQNAKLARQIVLDSLELYKKTFPKK; the protein is encoded by the coding sequence ATGGTACACCCTTGGCATGATATTTCTCCGGGCGAACAATGCCCTGAATTCGTAAACGGCGTAATCGAAATCAAACGCGGAAGCCGTGCGAAATACGAAGTCGATAAAGAATACGGAATTTTGAAACTGGATCGAGTTTTATATTCTTCCTTTTATTATCCCGCAAACTACGGATTTATTCCGCAATCGTATTGCGGCGATCACGATCCGCTCGATATTTTAGTTCTTTCTCAGGTTGAGTTGGAGCCTCTTTGTTTGGTAAAAGCAAAGGTAATCGGTGTGATGAGAATGTTGGATTCTGGCGAAGAAGACGATAAGATCATCGCGGTAGCGGCGAACGACATGTCGGTCAATCATATCAACGATATTTCCGAACTTCCTCCGCACTTCACGTTGGAACTCAAACACTTCTTTGAAGATTATAAAAAACTGGAAAACAAAACCGTAGTCATTGAAGAATTCCAAAACGCAAAGCTGGCGCGTCAGATCGTTTTAGATTCTTTAGAACTGTATAAGAAAACCTTTCCAAAGAAATAA
- a CDS encoding DUF1554 domain-containing protein, whose translation MRKIIILTSFILFYQCSQADKVQFDASKGLGSVIQIVATETVNAPVNNNQQTGGSGGGSGTSSFNYGGNISGLVSGSLTLTNGSSTVTLTPTSPGISGGAGTYQFSASLTGGSAYSTSITSFPSGLSCNIYNSSGSISAAVTDIDVYCYSVVLTSSLTVVEGTTNSSNNISISLSHPPGPNPAAGVAVTYPSFPTNLSVNSALPSTITTTATNRILSATNETGTPDFANESEVITAKVAQSAGSATNVSVTSDITITDNDKRMYLAHIASGTGSLGGKAGADTTCTSNKPAYITGSVGAMVGTSTRKPLPTPSSDWPLKPLYTYYRDNTTTIIANSNSGAILPFSWSNKVSSAAGVTAAFACPISSTACGYVTGMDNTWTVLSGQNCSNWTSGLSSVDGMTGWAGSVDSNALSYFASTCDALGSSANIICVEL comes from the coding sequence ATGCGTAAAATTATCATTTTGACTTCATTCATTTTATTCTATCAATGCTCTCAAGCCGATAAGGTTCAATTCGACGCTTCCAAGGGTTTAGGAAGTGTGATTCAGATTGTAGCAACGGAAACAGTCAATGCTCCGGTAAACAACAATCAGCAAACCGGGGGTTCCGGCGGAGGAAGCGGAACTTCCTCTTTCAATTACGGTGGGAATATTTCTGGACTTGTAAGCGGGAGCCTCACTCTTACAAACGGATCTTCCACGGTTACTTTGACTCCTACCTCACCCGGAATTTCGGGCGGCGCGGGAACCTATCAATTCTCCGCTTCCTTGACCGGTGGTTCGGCTTACAGCACTTCGATCACTTCTTTCCCGAGCGGTTTATCCTGTAATATCTATAATTCTTCCGGATCGATTTCGGCGGCGGTGACCGACATAGACGTCTATTGTTATTCGGTCGTTCTTACTTCCAGTTTAACCGTTGTCGAAGGAACCACGAACTCTTCTAATAATATTTCGATTTCGCTTTCGCATCCACCGGGACCGAATCCAGCCGCGGGAGTTGCAGTCACCTATCCGAGTTTTCCAACGAATTTAAGTGTGAATTCTGCGTTGCCTTCTACGATCACTACCACGGCGACCAATCGTATTTTAAGCGCGACAAACGAAACGGGAACTCCCGATTTCGCCAATGAAAGCGAAGTGATCACTGCAAAAGTTGCGCAGTCGGCCGGAAGCGCGACTAACGTATCTGTGACATCCGATATCACGATCACGGACAACGACAAAAGAATGTATCTTGCTCATATCGCAAGCGGCACCGGAAGTCTCGGCGGAAAGGCGGGTGCGGATACCACCTGCACTTCCAATAAGCCGGCTTACATTACGGGTTCCGTGGGAGCGATGGTCGGAACCTCGACCAGAAAACCGTTACCGACTCCGAGTAGCGATTGGCCACTGAAACCGCTTTACACTTATTATAGAGACAACACGACTACGATCATTGCGAATTCGAACAGCGGTGCGATTCTTCCTTTTTCTTGGAGTAATAAGGTAAGTTCTGCGGCAGGAGTGACGGCGGCATTTGCTTGTCCGATCAGCAGTACCGCATGCGGATACGTTACCGGAATGGATAATACTTGGACCGTTCTGTCGGGTCAAAATTGTAGCAACTGGACGAGCGGACTTTCTTCCGTAGACGGAATGACCGGTTGGGCGGGAAGCGTTGACTCGAACGCGCTTTCTTACTTTGCTTCCACCTGCGACGCGTTAGGTTCTTCTGCCAACATCATTTGTGTGGAACTTTGA
- a CDS encoding MFS transporter, producing MISILSRFLPAKPKPLLPKDTIDRLYPRFRWRILEATFVGYAVFYLVRNNFPVVSKEMGEALHYSQEQITNILAVTAITYGIGKFLMGALSDRSNPKYFMPLGLILTAICNLCFGASSQYDVHFYLWALNGLVQGMGWPPCGRSLGHWFGVAERGSKFAIWNIAHNVGGGLVGVVAAYSAAWWGWRNAFYIPASIAILTAIYLVFRLVDTPQSVGLPPIEEYQEDPDKELRISSQEQERELSFKEIILGSVLKNYYIWTFAFANFFVYVVRYSLTDIGPTYLKLAKGATLEKGGVSTLIYEFAGIGSTLLVGWGSDKLGGKRGMVSFLCMLPILSALIALLFTPPGHLWLDLTLFGVIGFFIYPPVMLLGVAGLDFTSKKAVGTAAGFIGLFGYLGRTALSKSVGWLSKQPGFHWEQSLYLIIGSTLIALALLAVTWSWKPKA from the coding sequence ATGATTTCAATTTTGAGTCGTTTTCTTCCAGCAAAACCCAAACCTTTACTTCCGAAAGATACCATCGATCGTCTTTATCCCCGTTTTAGATGGAGAATTTTAGAAGCGACCTTTGTCGGCTACGCGGTGTTTTATCTTGTGCGGAATAATTTTCCCGTAGTCTCGAAAGAAATGGGAGAGGCTCTTCATTATAGTCAGGAACAGATTACGAATATTCTCGCGGTGACTGCGATCACATACGGAATCGGAAAGTTTTTGATGGGCGCTTTATCGGATCGAAGCAATCCGAAATACTTTATGCCCCTAGGTTTGATTTTAACGGCGATCTGCAATCTTTGTTTCGGCGCATCCAGTCAATACGACGTTCACTTTTATCTTTGGGCTTTGAACGGACTTGTCCAAGGAATGGGTTGGCCTCCTTGCGGACGTTCACTTGGACATTGGTTCGGCGTTGCGGAACGCGGATCTAAATTCGCAATTTGGAATATAGCTCACAATGTCGGAGGGGGATTGGTCGGAGTTGTCGCGGCTTACAGCGCGGCGTGGTGGGGTTGGAGAAACGCTTTTTATATTCCCGCGTCCATCGCGATCCTTACCGCGATATATCTAGTTTTTCGATTGGTGGATACTCCTCAATCGGTCGGACTTCCGCCTATCGAAGAATATCAGGAAGATCCGGACAAAGAACTTAGAATTTCCTCTCAGGAACAAGAAAGGGAACTTTCCTTTAAGGAAATCATTCTCGGTTCCGTATTAAAAAATTATTATATATGGACTTTTGCATTCGCCAACTTTTTCGTTTACGTGGTTCGCTACAGTTTGACGGATATAGGACCGACCTATCTGAAACTCGCCAAAGGTGCAACCTTGGAAAAGGGCGGGGTCAGTACTCTTATCTATGAATTCGCCGGAATCGGTTCGACTCTGCTCGTCGGTTGGGGATCGGATAAACTCGGTGGAAAACGTGGAATGGTCAGCTTTTTATGTATGCTTCCCATTCTTTCCGCGCTGATCGCGCTTCTATTCACGCCGCCCGGTCATCTTTGGTTGGATTTGACTTTGTTCGGAGTGATCGGATTTTTTATTTATCCGCCTGTGATGTTGTTAGGCGTTGCAGGCTTGGATTTCACTTCTAAGAAGGCGGTCGGAACTGCGGCGGGTTTTATCGGATTGTTCGGTTATTTAGGAAGAACCGCGCTTTCCAAATCGGTAGGCTGGCTCAGTAAACAACCGGGATTTCATTGGGAACAATCTTTGTATCTGATCATCGGCTCCACGCTGATTGCGCTCGCTTTGTTGGCCGTGACTTGGAGTTGGAAACCGAAAGCGTAA
- a CDS encoding hybrid sensor histidine kinase/response regulator yields the protein MIKNLPISAPARISFLYLLLASAWIFFSDQFISLLSFDPIILTTLQTYKGWAFVITTTVLLFFILNRYFLLLKQETEEQKVAETALIESERRFRATLENINLIGLGLDADANITFCNDYLLNLSGWKREEIIGKNWFDYFLLEQERDQVKSIFREAVISKTLPLHYENYLKTKSGEKRLVQWDNTLLQDPDGNVIGTISIGTDITDRKRAESDRLELERRLLHAQKLESLGVLAGGIAHDFNNLLGGIFGYIDLAREKLDEEDPIARYLDKAIQVFNRAKDLTQQLLTFAKGGKPIRKTGSLAPLLNDCVLFALSGSNVSCHFDIDPTLCLCDFDENQIHQVIENIIINSIQSMPLGGTIQVTARNTYLSKDNSKHLKEGEYALISVKDSGIGIPKDLISRIFEPFFTTKQKGTGLGLATSYSIIQKHDGGIEVFSEPGTGSTFNIYLPMSKNKVDHSQSKNPMYHHGRGKILIMDDEEFILEIFSDMLERMGYTTAHAKNGSEAIQLFNRAKDSGQPFDVLIFDLTIPGGMGGEKTISEIRKIDSEVIAIASSGYSEDPIISSPKEYGFHASLRKPFRKSDLSELLEKVIDGTRTLKR from the coding sequence ATGATTAAGAACCTGCCTATCTCAGCCCCGGCCCGGATTTCTTTCTTATACCTGTTGCTTGCCTCGGCTTGGATTTTTTTTTCCGATCAGTTCATTAGCTTATTATCTTTTGATCCTATTATCTTAACTACCTTACAAACATATAAGGGTTGGGCCTTCGTAATCACTACGACGGTTTTGTTATTCTTCATTCTCAATCGATACTTTTTACTTTTAAAACAAGAAACCGAAGAGCAAAAAGTGGCCGAAACCGCGCTGATCGAATCCGAAAGAAGATTCAGGGCCACTCTCGAAAATATAAATCTCATCGGCTTGGGTTTGGATGCGGACGCGAACATCACATTCTGCAACGATTATCTTCTCAACTTAAGCGGATGGAAAAGAGAAGAGATCATCGGCAAAAATTGGTTCGATTACTTTTTACTCGAACAGGAAAGAGATCAGGTTAAATCCATCTTTAGAGAAGCCGTGATCTCCAAAACACTTCCTCTTCACTATGAAAATTATCTAAAAACAAAGAGCGGAGAAAAAAGACTAGTCCAATGGGACAACACTCTTCTTCAAGATCCGGACGGCAACGTGATCGGAACCATCAGCATCGGAACCGATATCACGGATCGAAAACGCGCAGAGTCGGATCGTCTTGAATTGGAAAGAAGACTTTTACATGCGCAGAAGCTCGAAAGTCTCGGAGTTTTAGCGGGAGGAATCGCGCACGACTTCAATAACTTGCTCGGAGGAATTTTCGGCTACATCGATCTTGCTCGAGAAAAGTTGGACGAAGAAGATCCGATCGCGCGTTATCTCGACAAAGCGATTCAGGTTTTCAATCGTGCAAAGGATCTGACTCAACAACTTCTTACCTTTGCAAAAGGTGGAAAACCGATTCGTAAAACCGGTTCCTTAGCTCCTCTTTTGAACGATTGTGTTCTTTTTGCTTTGAGCGGTTCCAACGTTTCCTGTCATTTCGATATCGATCCGACTCTTTGCCTTTGTGATTTCGACGAAAATCAAATCCATCAAGTGATAGAAAACATCATCATCAATTCGATTCAATCCATGCCCTTAGGCGGAACGATTCAAGTCACCGCCAGGAACACTTACTTAAGTAAGGACAATTCAAAACACTTAAAAGAAGGCGAATATGCTTTGATCTCCGTTAAGGACAGCGGGATCGGAATTCCGAAGGATTTAATTTCACGTATCTTCGAACCTTTCTTTACCACAAAACAAAAAGGTACGGGGCTCGGGCTCGCCACCTCCTATTCCATCATTCAAAAACACGACGGCGGAATCGAAGTGTTCTCCGAGCCGGGAACGGGAAGTACATTCAACATCTATCTTCCGATGTCCAAGAACAAGGTAGATCATTCTCAGTCGAAAAATCCGATGTATCATCACGGACGCGGAAAAATTTTGATTATGGACGATGAAGAATTTATACTCGAGATCTTTTCGGATATGTTGGAAAGAATGGGTTATACCACGGCTCACGCAAAGAACGGTTCCGAAGCGATTCAACTTTTCAACCGGGCCAAAGATTCCGGCCAACCTTTCGACGTTTTGATTTTCGATCTTACGATTCCCGGCGGAATGGGCGGCGAAAAAACGATTTCCGAAATCAGAAAGATCGATTCGGAAGTGATCGCGATCGCATCGAGCGGTTACTCGGAAGATCCGATCATTTCTTCTCCGAAAGAATACGGGTTTCATGCAAGTTTAAGAAAACCGTTTCGCAAAAGCGATCTCTCCGAACTTTTAGAAAAAGTAATCGACGGAACAAGAACTCTGAAACGTTAA
- a CDS encoding YdeI/OmpD-associated family protein yields the protein MIELNSELIQKMRLKEGNRLLVLDNEKEYKFSSINGVRFTNQSSEADGILLFANSSSSLKSAFLKILKSIGTETLLWIAYPKKSSGIKTDLDRDHGWDVLSENGYDGVSLISLNDTWSAARFKKADTVKKGGSKAEKQKRPELSKYINYEKKTVKLPEDVNKSLSKNKNAKESFEVLAWSHKREYIESILEAKSPETRSKRIDKMIEALSGQKSTIKKKSKS from the coding sequence ATGATCGAATTGAATTCCGAACTCATTCAGAAGATGCGACTCAAAGAAGGAAACCGATTGCTCGTCCTCGACAACGAGAAAGAATATAAATTCTCTTCCATCAACGGCGTTCGGTTTACGAATCAAAGTTCGGAAGCCGACGGAATTCTTCTTTTCGCAAATTCGTCTTCTTCTTTAAAATCCGCGTTCTTAAAAATCCTCAAATCGATCGGAACCGAAACATTGCTTTGGATCGCTTATCCGAAAAAATCTTCGGGTATTAAAACGGATTTGGATCGGGATCACGGTTGGGATGTTCTTTCCGAGAACGGATACGACGGGGTTTCTTTGATTTCTTTAAACGATACTTGGTCGGCGGCGCGTTTTAAAAAAGCGGACACGGTAAAAAAAGGCGGATCAAAAGCCGAAAAACAAAAACGACCGGAGCTTTCCAAATATATAAACTATGAAAAGAAAACGGTCAAACTTCCGGAAGACGTAAACAAATCCTTATCCAAAAATAAAAACGCAAAAGAATCCTTTGAAGTTTTAGCTTGGTCGCACAAGAGAGAATATATCGAATCGATCTTGGAGGCGAAATCTCCAGAAACAAGATCCAAACGAATCGACAAAATGATCGAAGCCTTAAGCGGCCAAAAATCCACGATTAAAAAGAAATCTAAAAGTTGA